A single Rhodothermales bacterium DNA region contains:
- a CDS encoding aminotransferase class IV — MAKIPDPRNENILIYVGDGLYPREEAKVSVFDSVVQGGDAVWEGLRVYDGRISELDAHLDRLFASAHAMAFAEVPTRDEVRQALFETLKANGMRDGVHIRMTLTRGKKVTSGMSPTNNQYGPTLIIVAEWKPPVYSTAGIRLITSSIRRNSPSSLDSKIHHNNLINNILAKIEANFAGVDDAVMLDLYGFVAETNATNIFIVKKGVVLTPHPDACLPGITRALVLQLCRDNGIPAQEKNISMTEVYTADEMFTTGSMGELSPVLEVDGRRIGQGAIGPMTQQLQQLHAAWVRSHGEALPAF; from the coding sequence ATGGCAAAAATCCCTGATCCGCGAAACGAAAACATCCTCATCTACGTCGGCGACGGCCTGTATCCGCGCGAGGAGGCCAAGGTCTCGGTATTCGACAGCGTCGTCCAGGGCGGCGACGCGGTATGGGAGGGGCTGCGCGTCTACGACGGCCGCATCTCGGAACTCGACGCTCACCTCGATCGCCTCTTCGCCTCGGCGCACGCCATGGCCTTCGCCGAGGTCCCCACGCGCGACGAGGTCCGGCAAGCCCTGTTCGAGACGCTCAAGGCGAACGGCATGCGCGACGGCGTCCACATCCGGATGACCCTGACGCGGGGCAAGAAGGTGACCTCCGGCATGAGCCCGACCAACAACCAGTACGGCCCGACGCTCATCATCGTCGCCGAGTGGAAGCCGCCGGTCTACAGCACCGCCGGCATCCGGCTCATCACGTCCTCCATCCGCCGGAACAGCCCATCGAGCCTCGATTCCAAGATCCACCACAACAACCTCATCAATAACATCCTCGCGAAAATCGAGGCGAACTTCGCCGGCGTGGACGACGCGGTCATGCTGGATCTCTACGGCTTCGTCGCCGAAACCAACGCGACGAACATCTTCATCGTCAAAAAAGGCGTCGTGCTGACGCCGCATCCCGACGCCTGCCTGCCCGGCATCACGCGGGCCCTGGTGCTGCAGCTCTGCCGCGACAACGGCATCCCCGCGCAGGAAAAAAACATCTCCATGACGGAGGTCTACACCGCCGACGAGATGTTCACGACGGGATCGATGGGCGAGCTCTCGCCGGTGCTGGAGGTCGACGGCCGGCGTATCGGCCAGGGCGCCATCGGGCCGATGACGCAACAGCTCCAGCAGCTTCACGCGGCCTGGGTGCGGTCGCACGGGGAGGCGCTGCCGGCGTTTTAA
- the larA gene encoding nickel-dependent lactate racemase, with amino-acid sequence MKITLAYGRTGLDLEVPSRTDVIRAAAVAGLADEAAGIRHALRAPYGSEPLARRVQRGDRVVVTHSDITRPVPNERILPVVLAELEAAGVRREDITLLNALGTHRQQTDAELRTMLGDAIVDRYRCAQHNAFDDAGLVPVGTTSRGNPVRLNKTMMEADFRVYTGFIEPHFFAGFSGGPKAVLPALAGQESVLSNHGRAMIAHPNATWGVIDGNPIWEEMREAALMTMPAFLVNVAINAEHAITGVFAGDLLEAHAAGRAYVRDHVMVGVDAPYDIVLVSNSGYPLDQNLYQTVKGMSAANRIVREGGAIIMCAACQDGLPDHGRYAALLAEAGSPQAVLDMLARPGFGEQDQWQVQVQAQVQLRAEVFVYSEGLSDDQIRRALFTPCRDVPETIAMLMDRYGPEARICAMPDGPATIAYVR; translated from the coding sequence ATGAAAATCACGCTCGCTTACGGCCGCACGGGGCTCGACCTCGAAGTCCCCTCCCGCACCGACGTCATCCGCGCCGCGGCCGTCGCCGGCCTGGCGGACGAGGCCGCCGGCATCCGACACGCCCTGCGCGCGCCGTACGGCTCCGAGCCCCTGGCGCGACGCGTTCAACGCGGGGATCGCGTCGTGGTCACGCACAGCGACATCACGCGCCCGGTGCCCAACGAGCGCATCCTGCCGGTCGTTCTGGCCGAACTGGAGGCCGCCGGCGTCCGCCGGGAAGACATAACGCTCCTGAACGCCCTGGGCACGCATCGGCAGCAGACCGACGCCGAGCTGCGCACGATGCTGGGCGACGCCATCGTCGACCGCTACCGCTGCGCCCAGCACAACGCGTTCGACGACGCCGGCCTGGTACCCGTGGGTACGACGTCGCGCGGCAACCCGGTGCGGCTCAACAAGACCATGATGGAGGCCGACTTCCGGGTCTACACCGGCTTCATCGAACCGCATTTTTTCGCCGGATTCAGCGGGGGCCCGAAGGCGGTGCTGCCGGCGCTGGCCGGCCAGGAGAGCGTCCTGTCCAACCACGGTCGCGCTATGATCGCGCACCCGAACGCCACGTGGGGCGTGATCGACGGCAACCCGATCTGGGAAGAGATGCGCGAGGCGGCCCTGATGACGATGCCGGCGTTTCTCGTCAACGTCGCGATCAATGCCGAACACGCGATCACCGGCGTCTTCGCCGGCGACCTGCTGGAGGCCCACGCCGCCGGCCGCGCATACGTCCGCGACCATGTGATGGTCGGCGTCGACGCCCCCTACGACATCGTGCTCGTCAGCAACAGCGGCTACCCGCTGGATCAGAACCTGTACCAGACCGTCAAGGGCATGAGCGCGGCCAACCGCATCGTGCGCGAGGGCGGCGCCATCATCATGTGCGCGGCCTGTCAGGACGGCCTGCCCGATCACGGCCGATACGCCGCGCTGCTGGCGGAAGCCGGCTCGCCGCAGGCGGTGCTGGACATGCTCGCGCGGCCCGGCTTCGGCGAGCAGGATCAGTGGCAGGTGCAGGTGCAGGCGCAGGTCCAGCTACGCGCCGAGGTGTTCGTCTACAGCGAAGGGCTGTCCGACGACCAGATCCGGCGCGCCCTCTTTACGCCGTGCCGCGACGTGCCGGAGACGATCGCCATGCTCATGGACCGCTACGGCCCGGAGGCGCGCATCTGCGCGATGCCCGACGGGCCGGCGACGATCGCGTATGTCCGGTGA
- a CDS encoding MFS transporter encodes MQPYLTARLSLMMFLQFFIWGAWYVTVGNYMAANGLSEVIHWAYTVGPVSALISPFVVGNLADRFFSTEKVLVVLNLLAGVAMLAAAQVGGASAPLFIGLLFLHTICFFPTIGLTSTLCFHNMNHPEKQFPRVRMFGSIGWIAAGVLASLVLGADETALPLHIAGYSALVMGVYCLSLPATPPKGAAVGVTWRQRLGLDAFDLLKKRPFLVFALCELLISIPLSTYYAYAPVYINAAGIPDPGFQMSFGQMTEVLFMFFMPWVLLRLGVKRMILVGFVAWVLRFAFLAAAAPGSVYAFILIGILLHGICFDFVYIAGQIFVDRQVTPATRGQAQGLLVMLRSGIGLLTGAQFAGWLFNVLLDGDLTRMPAWQLFWAIPGVMALVILLGFAAYFNEKETVKA; translated from the coding sequence GTGCAGCCCTATCTGACCGCCAGGCTCAGCCTGATGATGTTTCTACAGTTCTTCATTTGGGGCGCCTGGTACGTCACCGTCGGCAATTACATGGCGGCGAACGGGCTATCGGAGGTCATCCACTGGGCCTATACGGTCGGCCCCGTCTCGGCGCTCATCAGCCCGTTTGTGGTGGGCAATCTCGCGGATCGCTTTTTCTCCACGGAGAAGGTGCTGGTGGTGCTCAACCTGCTCGCCGGCGTGGCGATGCTTGCGGCCGCACAGGTCGGCGGCGCCTCGGCGCCGCTGTTCATCGGCCTCCTCTTCCTCCATACCATCTGCTTTTTCCCGACGATCGGCCTGACAAGCACCCTCTGTTTCCACAATATGAACCATCCGGAGAAGCAGTTTCCCCGGGTGCGGATGTTCGGATCGATCGGATGGATCGCCGCCGGCGTACTGGCGAGTCTGGTGCTGGGGGCGGATGAGACGGCGCTGCCCCTGCATATCGCCGGCTACTCGGCGCTCGTGATGGGGGTCTACTGCCTCTCGCTGCCCGCCACGCCGCCGAAAGGGGCCGCCGTGGGCGTTACGTGGCGGCAGCGGCTCGGGCTCGATGCGTTCGATCTGCTCAAGAAACGGCCTTTCCTCGTGTTCGCGCTGTGCGAGCTGCTCATCTCCATTCCGCTATCGACCTATTACGCGTACGCGCCGGTCTACATCAACGCCGCCGGCATACCCGATCCGGGTTTTCAGATGTCGTTCGGCCAGATGACGGAGGTGCTCTTCATGTTCTTCATGCCCTGGGTGCTGCTGCGGCTGGGCGTGAAGCGTATGATCCTGGTGGGTTTCGTGGCCTGGGTGCTGCGGTTCGCCTTCCTCGCCGCGGCGGCGCCGGGCAGCGTCTATGCCTTCATCCTCATCGGCATCCTGCTGCACGGCATCTGTTTCGACTTCGTCTACATCGCCGGCCAGATCTTCGTCGACCGGCAGGTGACGCCCGCGACACGCGGTCAGGCGCAGGGCCTGCTCGTGATGCTGCGCTCGGGGATCGGGCTGCTGACGGGCGCCCAGTTCGCCGGCTGGCTCTTCAACGTGCTGCTCGACGGCGACCTGACCCGGATGCCGGCGTGGCAGCTCTTCTGGGCGATCCCGGGCGTCATGGCGCTCGTCATCCTGCTCGGTTTCGCCGCCTATTTCAACGAAAAGGAAACCGTCAAAGCCTGA
- a CDS encoding AAA family ATPase: protein MSITSDQKSQVIDLIRRKYPEWVNFEYRPFMRDEINTKRLTVKKANALLSESTLAHMLVTRDTDAFIDRLERLGKATNLLDRPGTEHGDMEILYVPTLDKPVFCAQIYHLLHGTESAQERLAAYLRYVEDHELPNSWTFPTYLLFFSNPRTEFFVEPQPTEWFLKYIGLSPYLGKPSPDTYTAIKEFAHGLKHALAEYKPHDMIDIQSLIRVCATMSQQAKPAGVGVAPPPQPVEFWTEEEAEDADATVLHPSNPLAQQEPAKPAPAQAPAPAARTDRPSTPLDQHYRVFLESFMTAPPGIAAAVAFAKAREQAEQHFAHIVAEHELGEIVTERVFLHLLPHVDRKEHVSSGAWIHPMPAMDDALNALAQLSSQEREQAATALLELTRQCVYNPRGITAYIDRFKQNVHAAPFQSRHVSPMLHALKPGAFTIATDDAVATINFFSGTNYTSQIDHYPEVNEAGLALVRYLHSGANAFGVKSVQNTDLFALFCTWFVSQQGLRKQPIKKTIDLAGVSGPLSGDGGMAPGEPAIETPHKPAAPATDAAHEAPATDHAPAEPTPAAEPVAEDDAPAPTAAAEAETPVAIEPDAEIPATPADLTVDSPQDDEEELETDAYASSTLSESDAEALAEEARAIDMLLGGHAAESTGDTAGVDDIPEVLRILTSSGGTTGAIHTDPGHDDLDAIEQLVSEEPEAPEAPAEPAELAVDERVSETDATQVQADAPDPIAAADIERPAEPEASATDDEVDIAPETEASVAEAVEDRHESEETVAHTDESAQAESDETVMANVDDVPVDTGYDAEGLPEDLAFIDELLRGRSMTDTRDDAPAPEFAGVPDFEYEADRDTAPDQDHPEDTELAAEPVTVDAAEADGEPAVDEPVADMPASEETVAEEPAIDAEFEEEEPEQETPIYLPHHYMPDVEDEPVVLEAGIELVEDETLDRDPLEVCAELTGFDMDELGRWIETVRRKKQVIICGPPGAGKTFLARHLARYLAESGDGFVETLQFHPGYSYDDFIGLRYDLAREQDRPAMGHFTLFCEKAARRSGECVLVVDEINRADLNRVLGELVYLLEYRGESLSLAAGRTLRVPPNAYMIGTMSAIAGSAIDPIIRRRFAFIYLPPRYDILQRYLENTGYDAEPLIGVLEQLNDQIEDPNKKLGIAYFMRDNLADQLQDIWLLEVEPWLEACFSHQPEKLDAYRWKQVRARLSGS, encoded by the coding sequence ATGAGCATTACATCCGATCAAAAATCGCAGGTCATCGACCTGATCCGCCGCAAATATCCTGAATGGGTGAACTTCGAGTATCGCCCGTTCATGCGCGATGAGATCAACACGAAGCGGCTGACCGTAAAAAAGGCGAACGCCCTCCTCAGCGAGAGCACCCTCGCCCACATGCTGGTAACCCGGGACACCGACGCGTTCATCGACCGCCTCGAACGCCTCGGGAAAGCCACCAACCTGCTCGACCGGCCGGGCACCGAGCATGGCGACATGGAGATTCTCTACGTCCCGACGCTCGACAAACCCGTTTTTTGCGCCCAGATCTACCACCTGCTCCACGGCACGGAGTCGGCGCAGGAGCGGCTCGCGGCGTATCTCCGCTATGTGGAAGACCACGAGCTGCCCAACAGCTGGACCTTCCCGACCTATCTGCTCTTTTTCTCGAATCCGAGGACGGAATTTTTCGTGGAGCCGCAGCCCACGGAATGGTTTCTGAAATACATCGGGCTCTCGCCGTATCTCGGCAAGCCCTCGCCGGACACCTATACCGCGATCAAGGAGTTTGCGCACGGCCTGAAGCACGCGCTGGCGGAATACAAACCGCACGACATGATCGACATCCAGAGCCTGATCCGGGTCTGTGCGACCATGAGCCAGCAGGCGAAGCCGGCGGGGGTCGGCGTGGCGCCGCCGCCCCAACCCGTCGAGTTCTGGACCGAAGAAGAGGCTGAAGACGCCGACGCGACCGTTCTTCACCCCTCCAACCCGCTCGCCCAGCAAGAGCCCGCGAAGCCGGCCCCGGCACAGGCGCCCGCGCCGGCCGCCCGGACCGACCGGCCCTCGACGCCGCTCGACCAGCACTACCGGGTATTCCTCGAATCGTTCATGACGGCGCCGCCCGGCATCGCCGCCGCCGTGGCCTTCGCCAAGGCGCGCGAGCAGGCGGAACAGCATTTCGCGCATATCGTCGCCGAACACGAACTGGGGGAGATCGTCACCGAACGCGTATTCCTCCACCTCCTGCCGCATGTCGACCGGAAAGAGCACGTGTCGAGCGGGGCCTGGATCCATCCGATGCCGGCGATGGACGATGCCCTCAACGCGCTCGCGCAGCTGTCTTCCCAGGAACGCGAACAGGCGGCCACCGCCCTGCTCGAACTCACCCGCCAGTGCGTCTACAACCCGCGCGGCATCACGGCGTACATCGACCGGTTCAAACAGAACGTCCACGCCGCCCCGTTCCAGAGCCGGCACGTATCGCCGATGCTCCATGCCCTGAAGCCGGGGGCCTTCACGATCGCGACGGACGACGCCGTCGCCACCATCAACTTTTTCAGCGGCACGAACTACACGAGCCAGATCGATCACTACCCCGAAGTGAACGAGGCCGGCCTGGCGCTGGTACGGTACCTCCACAGCGGCGCCAATGCCTTCGGGGTCAAGAGCGTCCAGAATACGGACCTGTTCGCGCTGTTCTGCACCTGGTTCGTTTCGCAGCAGGGGCTCCGAAAACAGCCGATCAAGAAGACGATCGACCTCGCGGGCGTCAGTGGACCGCTCTCGGGAGACGGCGGCATGGCTCCGGGCGAGCCGGCTATCGAGACGCCGCACAAGCCGGCTGCCCCGGCGACGGATGCGGCACATGAGGCTCCGGCGACAGATCATGCGCCCGCCGAACCGACGCCGGCTGCCGAACCAGTAGCGGAAGACGATGCGCCGGCACCGACCGCCGCCGCCGAGGCGGAAACGCCTGTCGCCATCGAGCCAGACGCCGAGATCCCCGCGACGCCGGCCGACCTGACGGTCGATAGCCCCCAGGATGACGAGGAAGAACTCGAAACCGACGCGTATGCCTCGTCGACCCTCAGCGAAAGCGACGCCGAGGCCCTCGCCGAGGAAGCGCGGGCGATCGACATGCTGCTTGGAGGGCATGCCGCCGAATCCACGGGAGACACCGCCGGCGTCGACGATATCCCCGAGGTGCTCCGCATCCTGACATCGTCGGGCGGCACCACGGGCGCCATCCATACCGATCCCGGTCACGACGACCTTGACGCCATCGAACAGCTCGTCTCCGAAGAGCCGGAAGCGCCCGAAGCGCCGGCCGAACCGGCCGAGCTCGCCGTGGACGAACGCGTGTCGGAAACGGATGCGACGCAGGTCCAGGCCGATGCGCCGGACCCCATCGCGGCGGCAGACATCGAGCGGCCTGCCGAACCGGAAGCTTCCGCGACAGACGACGAGGTGGATATCGCCCCGGAAACCGAGGCATCGGTCGCCGAAGCCGTGGAAGACCGGCACGAATCCGAGGAGACCGTCGCCCACACCGACGAATCCGCCCAGGCGGAATCGGACGAAACCGTGATGGCGAACGTCGACGACGTGCCGGTGGACACCGGCTACGACGCCGAGGGGCTGCCGGAAGACCTGGCGTTCATCGACGAACTGCTCCGCGGGCGGAGCATGACCGACACCCGGGACGATGCGCCGGCGCCTGAGTTCGCGGGCGTTCCCGACTTTGAATACGAGGCGGACCGCGACACCGCGCCGGATCAGGACCATCCCGAAGACACCGAGCTGGCGGCGGAACCGGTTACGGTCGACGCCGCCGAGGCGGACGGCGAACCGGCGGTGGATGAACCCGTCGCGGACATGCCGGCGAGCGAAGAAACGGTCGCCGAAGAGCCCGCGATCGACGCGGAATTCGAGGAAGAGGAACCGGAGCAGGAGACGCCCATCTATCTGCCCCACCACTACATGCCCGACGTCGAGGACGAACCCGTCGTCCTGGAAGCCGGCATCGAACTGGTGGAAGACGAAACCCTCGACCGCGACCCGCTCGAGGTCTGTGCCGAACTCACCGGGTTCGACATGGACGAGCTGGGGCGCTGGATCGAGACCGTGCGCCGCAAGAAGCAGGTGATCATCTGCGGACCTCCGGGCGCCGGCAAGACGTTCCTCGCCCGCCATCTCGCCCGGTACCTCGCGGAGTCCGGCGACGGCTTCGTCGAGACGCTGCAGTTCCACCCGGGGTATTCGTACGACGACTTCATCGGGCTGCGGTACGACCTCGCGCGGGAGCAGGACCGGCCGGCGATGGGGCATTTCACGCTGTTCTGCGAAAAAGCCGCCCGCCGCTCCGGCGAGTGCGTGCTGGTCGTCGACGAGATCAACCGCGCCGACCTGAACCGGGTGCTCGGCGAGCTGGTCTACCTGCTCGAATACCGGGGCGAATCGCTCTCCCTGGCCGCCGGGCGCACGCTGCGCGTGCCTCCGAACGCCTACATGATCGGCACCATGAGCGCCATCGCCGGCTCGGCGATCGACCCGATCATCCGCCGGCGGTTCGCCTTCATCTACCTCCCGCCCCGCTACGACATCCTCCAGCGTTATCTGGAGAACACGGGATACGACGCGGAGCCGCTGATCGGCGTGCTGGAACAGCTGAACGACCAGATCGAGGATCCCAACAAGAAACTCGGCATCGCCTACTTCATGCGGGACAACCTCGCCGACCAGCTGCAGGACATCTGGCTGCTCGAAGTGGAGCCCTGGCTCGAGGCCTGCTTCTCGCACCAGCCCGAAAAGCTGGACGCCTACCGCTGGAAACAGGTGCGCGCCCGGTTGAGCGGATCCTGA
- a CDS encoding GAF domain-containing SpoIIE family protein phosphatase encodes MASTPPTKSPEQLARENDRLRRSVEELSLLNDLAVAIGGAGDSRHIVETIVRKAMKSLHAEQGDIIMISSLAEQQTATFIRASDSEVQRDSIHMNESLLGWMMIHKRAIIVNDPLTDARFKGAVWNADIRNFLSVPLLVRSTLIGLLTVYNKIGDRELFNEDDQRLLAIIATQSAQVLENARLMEEERALQRMNEELRLANEIQSSLFPQSLPAIDGYEIAGSSIAAQRVGGDYYDALAFEDGRIGLCVGDASGKGLPASLLMANVQATLRSLAPWSDSCSECLTRINSVVCDRNRKGSFVTLIYALLDPTQHALHYANAGHNRPLICRTGGEIEQLNVAGAMLGFTTRIAFPEGETALGPGDVLLLYSDGLNEAWNDAHVQFGEERIAEILRDSRAETAEGIVERLTRAVQRHAGSAPQSDDMTLLVVKRTAPRAVAA; translated from the coding sequence ATGGCCTCCACCCCGCCCACCAAATCGCCCGAGCAACTGGCCCGGGAAAACGACCGTCTCCGGAGATCGGTCGAGGAACTCTCCCTGCTCAACGATCTGGCCGTCGCCATCGGTGGCGCCGGCGACTCGCGCCACATCGTCGAGACCATCGTCCGCAAGGCCATGAAGAGCCTTCACGCCGAGCAGGGGGATATCATCATGATCAGCAGCCTCGCCGAGCAGCAAACCGCCACGTTTATCCGGGCGTCGGACAGCGAAGTGCAGCGGGACTCGATCCACATGAACGAGAGCCTGCTCGGATGGATGATGATCCACAAACGGGCCATCATCGTGAACGACCCGCTCACCGACGCCCGGTTCAAGGGCGCGGTCTGGAACGCGGACATCCGCAATTTCCTGAGCGTCCCCCTGCTGGTCCGCTCGACGCTGATCGGGCTGCTGACGGTGTACAACAAGATCGGCGACCGCGAGCTGTTCAACGAGGACGACCAGCGCCTCCTCGCGATCATCGCGACCCAGTCCGCCCAGGTGCTCGAAAACGCGCGGCTCATGGAGGAGGAGCGGGCGCTGCAGCGGATGAACGAGGAGCTGCGGCTGGCCAATGAAATCCAGTCCTCCCTTTTCCCCCAGTCGCTGCCCGCGATCGACGGCTACGAGATCGCCGGCTCCAGCATCGCCGCGCAGCGGGTCGGCGGCGACTACTACGACGCCCTCGCCTTCGAGGACGGGCGGATCGGATTGTGCGTCGGCGATGCGTCGGGAAAGGGGCTGCCGGCTTCGCTGCTGATGGCGAACGTGCAGGCCACCCTGCGCAGCCTGGCGCCCTGGAGCGATTCCTGCTCCGAGTGCCTCACCCGCATCAACAGCGTCGTCTGCGACCGCAACCGGAAGGGCTCGTTCGTCACCCTCATCTACGCCCTGCTCGATCCGACGCAGCATGCGTTGCATTATGCAAATGCCGGCCACAACCGCCCCCTGATCTGCCGTACCGGCGGCGAGATCGAACAGCTCAACGTCGCCGGCGCGATGCTCGGCTTCACGACGCGCATCGCCTTCCCGGAGGGCGAGACGGCGTTGGGGCCGGGCGACGTGCTGCTGCTGTACTCGGACGGTCTCAACGAGGCCTGGAACGATGCCCACGTGCAATTTGGCGAGGAACGCATCGCCGAGATCCTCCGGGATTCGCGGGCTGAAACCGCGGAGGGCATCGTGGAAAGGCTGACCCGCGCCGTGCAGCGCCACGCCGGCTCCGCGCCGCAGTCGGACGACATGACGCTGCTGGTCGTAAAAAGAACCGCACCGCGCGCTGTTGCGGCATAA
- a CDS encoding sulfatase-like hydrolase/transferase, whose protein sequence is MRPRIILLVLLGLAGLRCGGTPPAETPPLNVVWISVEDMSPRLAAYGDTLAKTPNIDRLAREGERYAHAYSISGVCAPSRAALITGMYPTTIGAQHMRTLARTADIAKITDPELLAIPVYEAVPPPEVRCFPEYLRAAGYYTTNNVKEDYQFRRPITAWDESSRTAHWRNRRDPDQPFFAVFNFTTTHESQIWSRDDEPLRVDPAAVPLPPYYPDTPIVRRDIARHYSNIELMDAQVGQVLRELEEDGLMDRTVVFFFSDHGDGMPRMKRWVYDSGLRVPLIIRWPDGRHAGAVNDRMVSFVDFAPSMLSLLGLDVPAHLQGIPFLGDRAGPERAHVFAARDRMDPAIDNVRAVRDRRFKYIRNYMPERPYVQFLPYRDRMGIMQELHRLHAEGQLDAVQSLWFRETKPREELYDTEADPHEIVNLAGDPAYADKLAELRAEHERWKAETRDIGLLPETELVKRMWPPDGVQPATQPPVATPDAGGGVTLASATEGASIAYARGADAPWLLYTRPLHLAAGDTLRAVAIRIGFKQSEEAVYVE, encoded by the coding sequence ATGCGCCCCCGAATAATCCTGCTCGTGTTGCTCGGTCTCGCCGGCCTCCGCTGCGGCGGTACCCCGCCGGCGGAGACGCCTCCGCTCAACGTCGTTTGGATCAGCGTCGAGGACATGAGCCCGCGGCTGGCCGCCTACGGCGACACGCTCGCGAAGACGCCGAACATCGACCGCCTCGCCCGGGAAGGCGAGCGGTATGCGCACGCGTACTCCATCTCCGGCGTCTGCGCCCCGAGCCGCGCCGCCCTGATAACGGGCATGTACCCGACGACGATCGGCGCCCAGCACATGCGCACCCTCGCGCGCACGGCCGACATCGCGAAGATCACGGATCCGGAGCTGCTGGCGATTCCGGTGTACGAAGCGGTTCCGCCCCCCGAGGTGCGCTGTTTCCCCGAATACCTCCGGGCCGCCGGCTATTACACGACGAACAACGTCAAGGAGGACTACCAATTCCGCCGGCCGATTACGGCGTGGGACGAATCCAGCCGGACGGCCCACTGGCGCAACCGCCGCGACCCGGACCAGCCGTTTTTTGCGGTGTTCAATTTCACGACCACGCACGAGTCGCAGATCTGGTCGCGCGACGACGAGCCGCTGCGCGTCGATCCTGCCGCCGTGCCGCTTCCCCCGTATTATCCCGACACGCCGATCGTCCGCCGCGACATCGCGCGCCACTATTCCAATATCGAGCTGATGGATGCGCAGGTCGGGCAGGTGCTGCGCGAACTGGAAGAGGACGGTCTGATGGACCGGACCGTCGTGTTCTTCTTCAGCGACCACGGCGACGGCATGCCCCGCATGAAACGGTGGGTCTACGACTCCGGCTTGCGCGTGCCCCTCATCATCCGCTGGCCGGACGGGCGGCACGCCGGCGCCGTGAACGATCGGATGGTCAGTTTCGTCGACTTCGCGCCGTCGATGCTGTCTCTGCTGGGCCTCGACGTGCCGGCGCATCTCCAGGGCATCCCGTTTCTGGGTGATCGGGCCGGGCCTGAGCGCGCCCACGTCTTCGCCGCCCGCGACCGGATGGATCCCGCGATCGACAATGTGCGCGCCGTCCGCGATCGGCGGTTCAAGTACATCCGGAATTACATGCCGGAGCGTCCGTACGTGCAGTTTCTGCCGTACCGCGACCGGATGGGGATCATGCAGGAGTTACACCGGCTGCACGCGGAGGGCCAGCTGGATGCCGTGCAGTCGCTGTGGTTCAGGGAGACGAAGCCGCGCGAGGAGCTCTACGACACGGAGGCCGATCCCCATGAGATCGTCAACCTGGCCGGCGATCCCGCCTATGCGGACAAGCTGGCCGAATTGCGGGCAGAACACGAGCGGTGGAAGGCGGAAACCCGCGATATCGGCCTGCTGCCCGAAACGGAGCTGGTGAAGCGCATGTGGCCTCCGGATGGGGTACAGCCGGCCACGCAGCCGCCCGTCGCCACGCCGGACGCCGGCGGCGGCGTCACGCTCGCGTCCGCCACGGAAGGTGCGTCGATCGCCTACGCCCGGGGCGCCGATGCGCCCTGGCTCCTGTATACCCGCCCGCTCCACCTGGCCGCCGGCGACACCCTGCGCGCCGTGGCGATCCGGATCGGATTCAAGCAGAGCGAAGAGGCGGTGTACGTGGAGTAG
- a CDS encoding 6-carboxytetrahydropterin synthase — translation MKVAKQFTWEAAHRLPWHAGSCKSLHGHSYKMTVEVEGEPDERGMLIDFKEIKRVLAPLIDDWDHATLVADDDIDLRHALEELGSRIALLPYDSTAENLCLYAAEYLVREGGDTLRARRIQRVIVTVRETDTCYATHECPVPVSEKRGLFARV, via the coding sequence ATGAAAGTAGCGAAACAATTTACCTGGGAGGCAGCGCACCGGCTGCCGTGGCACGCGGGCTCTTGCAAGAGCCTGCACGGTCATTCCTATAAGATGACCGTGGAAGTGGAGGGAGAGCCCGATGAGCGGGGGATGCTCATCGATTTCAAGGAGATCAAGAGGGTCCTCGCCCCGCTGATCGACGATTGGGACCACGCCACGCTGGTGGCCGACGACGACATCGATCTCCGCCACGCGCTCGAAGAGCTGGGGTCGCGGATCGCGCTGCTGCCGTACGACAGCACGGCCGAGAACCTGTGCCTGTATGCCGCCGAATACCTCGTTCGCGAGGGAGGCGATACGCTCCGGGCCCGCCGCATCCAGCGCGTGATCGTCACGGTCCGCGAAACCGACACCTGCTACGCGACGCACGAATGCCCCGTCCCGGTGTCCGAAAAGCGCGGATTGTTCGCGCGGGTTTAG